One Chryseobacterium tructae genomic window, CCGAATGGAGGAATCAGAAATACTTTCGAAGCTAGAGGGTATACAGCTTGGGATCCTACTTCTCCGGCATTCATCATGGGAACTACATTATGTATCCCTTCAATCTTCATCTCTTACACTGGAGAAACTTTAGATTATAAGGCTCCTCTTTTAAGAGCTTTAAATGCTGTAGATGAGGCTGCAACCAACGTAATGCAGTATTTTGACAAAAACGTAACAAAAGTAACCCCTACTTTAGGTTGGGAGCAAGAATATTTCCTGGTTGATTCAGCGTTATACCAATCGCGTCCGGATCTTGTATTAACAGGAAAAACATTATTAGGACATTCTCCAGCAAAAGGACAACAATTAGATGACCATTATTTCGGTTCTATCCCAACAAGGGTAATGAACTTCATGAAAGAATTGGAAATCGAATGTATGAAGTTGGGAATTCCTGCAACAACAAGACACAACGAGGTAGCTCCAAATCAATTTGAGCTTGCTCCAATGTTTGAAGAAGTAAACGTTGCCGTAGACCATAACTCTTTATTGATGGATATTATGGCAAGAGTTGCTCACAAACACCACTTTCATATCTTATTCCACGAAACCATTCGCAGGCGTAAACGGAAGCGGAAAGCACAACAACTGGTCTTTAGCTACTGACACTGGTGAAAATCTATTAAGCCCAGGAAAAAATCCAAAGAAAAACCTACAGTTCTTAACATTCTTCGTGAATACCATTAAAGCTGTTTATGAATATGCTGACCTTTTAAGAGCTAGTATCGCTTCTGCAAGTAATGATCACAGATTGGGTGCCAACGAAGCTCCGCCAGCAATCATTTCCGTATTCATCGGAAGCCAGTTATTCAGCGTTTTAGAAGAACTTGAAAAAGTAACCAACGGAAAACTATCTCCGGAAGAAAAAACAGAATTAAAATTAAATGTAGTTGGAAAAATTCCTGAAATTCTATTAGACAATACAGATAGAAACAGAACTTCTCCATTTGCATTTACAGGAAATAAATTTGAAATCAGAGCCGTAGGATCATCTGCAAACTGTGCAGAATCTATGACGGTAATGAACACGATTGCTGCAAAACAATTGGGTGATTTCAAAAAAGAAGTGGATGCTCTGATCGAAACAGGACTGAAGAAAGACGAAGCTATTTTCAATATATTAAGAGAATACATCAAGCAGTGTAAAAGCATTATGTTTGAAGGTGACGGATATTCTGACGACTGGGCAAAAGAAGCTAAAAAGAGAGGCTTAAACAACCTGAAAACCACTCCTGAAGCTCTTAAACAGGAAATGGATAAAAAGTTCTTAGATCTATATGAAGAGATCGGAATTTTCAACCATAGAGAAGTTGAGGCCAGAAACGAAATTAAATTAGAAAAATATTCTACCGTTATTGATATTGAAGCAAGAGTTTTAAGTGATATTGCAAGAAACCACATTATCCCTTCTGCTTTAAATTATCAAAACAGATTAATTGAGAACGTTAAAGGTCTTAAGGATATTTTCGGAGACAAAGAATTTAAGCCATTGGCAAAAGAACAGATGAGCCTTATTACCAGCATTTCTGAAAATGTTTCAAAAATCAAGCTGGGTGTTGAAGATCTTATCAAAGCCAGAGAAGCGGCAAAAAGCATATCAAACAGCCAAAAGCAAGCAGAAGAATACTGCAACAAAGTAAAGCCATTATTTGATGTCATCAGAGAAGCTTCTGATGCTCTTGAAATGATGGTAGACGACGAGCTTTGGCCGATGACAAATACAGAGAGATGTTGTTTACAAAATAACTCTGTAAAGTTCCATATTAGTTAAATTCCTCAGTTTGCTGAGGAATTTTTTTATGGCCGCATCTTAAATATCCAACATAGGCTTTGTTAAAATGACTTCCGGTCTTAATAAAAAAGTTGAGCTAAATCAAATTTACCCGTTAAGAGACTTAATATTAACGACAGCAGACCCAAAAAGCCCAAAAACACCATTAATACTAGGTTTTTAAGGAATTTATTTTGTTTTCTTAACAGCCTTGAAAATTAGAGTTTTAAATTACAAAGTATGATTTATAGAAGAATATCGATATATTTTGTTAAAGAATCTTAATAAAAAAAACCGCAGTCTTACCAAAAATAGGCAGTTGCGGTTTATTTTTCTTTAACATATGTAAATAATATGTTAAATAGTGTTAAAATAAGATCCTGACAATTATCATATCAGGGGTCTTTTGCTCGGAATCTCTACTTTTGTATTGCTTTTGAAAATAAATATTCCATTTTAACACGGTTAATCAAATATATATGAAGAAAAGAGTTTTGTTTTATTTAGTTGCTCTAGTTACTACAGTATCATTGCAATCGTGCGCTACTAATTATGTAGTTTCAAAACCAGCAACTTACAGTAAAGAATACAAAACAGATGCCAAACTAGCTTCTATTGATAACAAAAAAATGGAGCTGGATAAGCAGAAATTGATAGACTCTTTCCTTGCTGAAAAGGCTGCATCTATAGCAAACGCTAAAAAAGCTGTTAAGAATTCTGAGATTGCAAAAGCAATCAAACATAATAAAACCATTGACGGTATCCTAGAAGAAGCTGAAACATACCTTGGAACTCCTTACAGATATGGAGGAACTACAAGAAGAGGTATTGATTGTTCAGCTTTCGTTCTTTCTGTATTCGGGGCTGCAGCAGGTCTTACTTTACCAAGAGTAGCGGCTTCTCAGGCTCAGGAAGGTGAAAGAATCGAAAAAGGAAATTTACAGAAAGGAGATTTAATCTTCTTTTCTCATGGAAGAAGAATTTCTCACGTAGGTATTGTAGAAAGTGTTACTGAAGAAGGTGAGATCAAATTTATCCACGCAGCAACATCTAAAGGAGTAATGGTTTCTTCACTGAATGACTCTTATTGGGGACCTAAATTCAGATTCGCAAAAAGAGTAATCAACGAAGAAGGAGAAGTTTACAACAACCTAGCTTCTACTACTCAAGCTACACCAGCAAATTTTTAATTTTATAAATAATTGATTTAAATAATGAAGCCATCAGAAATTCTGATGGCTTTTTTATTGATGTTATCCTCTACTGTATTTTGGCTAAATAAAAAGCGGATTAATGCCTACTCCTATTGAATGTCATTATATTCTTTAAAAGCCACTTTAAGACGAGCCTCCAGAACCTAGCTATGCCTGTCTATTTCAATATCTAGCTTATACAATAGTCCATAGACTTCAGAAATCGAAAATTTAGCCTTTTTAAGCCTATTTAAAGTAGGATCTATCGAATAGTGAACAGAAGTTCTCAAATCTGCCTTTTCGAGATTTGTATTATCAAATACTGCTCCTGATAAATCGCAATGGCTAAATATAACATTAGACAGATCACATTCAGTAAAATCTACTTCTATAAGTTTAGAATTTTTGAAAACAGTTTTTTTTATAGAAGTTTGGTAAAAAACAGAATTATGAAGAGAGCAGCCATCAAATGTAAAAGACAACCCAAAACCATTGCAGTCATTAAATTGCAGACCAAGCATTTTACATTCGTTGAAAAGCGCATCACGGAATGACGTTGAGGTTAGCTTTGCCATACTGAGGTTGCATCCTATAAATTCACAGTCTGTAAAACTGAACCCCGAGAGGTTTCCATATTCAAAGCTGCAATTCTTAAAAACACAATTCTCATACTCACCTTTATCCAAAGGAAACTGTACAAAATCTGTATTTTCAAAATTTTGATCTAAAATATAAACATCGTTCATAGCAAGTAATTATTTATAGCAACAACTGTCCACAAATTTTGCAGACTTAAAAAAGCAAGTTAAACATCCTTTGTTTTTGACAAAGAAAATAACTATACTAAACTATTTTTATCAGAATAATTGAGTTTAAAGAAAATAAAAGTCATCATAGAAAAGGCCAACAAGGAACTTCCTCCATAACTGAAATAGGGAAGCGGAATCCCCACCGTTGGGAAAAGCCCCATAACCATCCCTAAATTGATCGAAAAGTGCATCAATAGAATCGAGGCAAAGCAATACCCAAACACACGGTTAAAAGTAGATTTCTGCTTCTCTGCCAGATAGTAAATTCTTCCTATATACACCATGTAACATAAAATAAGCGTAGCACTTCCTATGAACCCCCATTCTTCTCCCACGGTACAAAAAATATAATCGGTTTCCTGCTCAGGAACGAATTTCCCTTGAGTAACAGATCCTTCACGGTATCCTTTTCCTAACAGCCCTCCAGATCCGATAGCTGTTTTCGAATATAGTAAGTTATATCCTGAAGTATCCCTAAATGCTTTTTCTCCTTTATAAAGAACCTCAATTCTTTCTCTCTGGTGCTTAGGAAGTTTTTCTAAAATATAAGGCGAACCAAATGCTAAACCACATAATAAAAGGATAGATCCCGAAATTCCGGAAATTGAAATCACATCCCAGGACATTCTATGGTAATTCATCGCAATAAGAACACCCGCAATGATTAAAATGGCTACTGCAACATATACAGGAGGAATTGCTAATGCCACCAAAAAGACTGCTGCAAAAACAAATCCTACTCCAAACAAAAGGCCACTTAAGCCTTCCCTGTACAAGGCAATAAAAAATGCAATAAAGACCAACATAGATCCTACATCCGGAATAGCCAATACGACAACAGCCGGGATACCTATAATTGCTAAAGCCGTAAGCAGAGATTCCTATTCTTAAGATTAAAGTCAGGCCCCGAAACATAGTTTGCCAACATCAATGCTGTTCCTATTTTCGCAAATTCTACAGGCTGCATAGTAAGACTTCCGAACTTATACCAGTTCTTCTGCCCCAAGATCTCTTTTCCAAAAGGAAAAAGCCCTATCAGCAAGAGAACGCCACCTATATAAATAATACCCGCCATATTTTCGAAGAATTTACTTCTTCCTACAAATATGATTAGCCCTACTACTAAAGATATACAGAAGAATATCAACTGCTTCTCTCCTAGTTTCTGATCAACACTGTAGATATTAGCAATAGCAAAAATGCAAAGCAGGAAATACAGCCCAAGGCCCAGTTTATCTATTCCTTCTGTCCATTTCATTGCTTAACAGGTTTTTTAGCAGTGTTATTATTCTTAGTTTCTTTTTCTATTTCTTTCTGAAGCTTGGCTTTTTGTTGTTTAACCAATTCCAGACTATCCTTTATTCTTTTCTGCTTAATTGAATCAGGTTTAGGGTCTTTATAAAGTCCTTTACGCTTCAAATCTGCAATCCACTGCCTTTTATACTCGGGCATAAAACTCGAAGTGATCATCTTTTTATATAGATTTTCTCTTTTTAAGTCACCCGTAATATATTTTTCAGCAATCACCGTACAAGCTGGCCCTGCCCACGTGGCTCCAAATCCTGCGTGCTCCATTACGGCAACCACAACAATCTTTGGTTTATCAGCTGGGGCAATCAACACGAAGATAGAGTTATCCTTTCCTTGTGGAACCTGTGCTGTACCTGTTTTTGCTAATTGTGTAAAGTCGTTAGATTTCAACCCTCTAGCAGTTCCTCTCAAAACTACAGCTTCCATTCCTTTTAAAACGGGTTCAAAATGTTTTTGATCCACTAAAGTTTGATGCTTAACTTTAAATCTTGGGTCTGGGTTTGCCTTTCCGTCAATTGCTTTTACGATATGAGGGGTGTAATACCATCCTTTGTTGGCAATAGCTGCCACATAGTTAGCCAACTGAATAGGTGTTACCAAAACATCACCTTGTCCCATCCCATTGTAAATGGCTCCGGTTGACATTTCATCCCAATTTGTATAGTCAGTTCTTTTGGAACCACTTGCTTTCATGATAGCCTTAAACCTTTTCTCGTAAAAATCTCCTGAAGGGATTCTACCTTTTGCACCCACCGCAAAGTCGTTATTTAGAAACTCCCCAACACCAAAGCTGCTCATAATCTTTTTCCATTCATCAACACCTTTTGAAGGGTTTCCCGGATATTTTTTAATGATGGCTATAAATGCATAGGTAAAGAAACAGTTACTGGAAACCTGAATAGAAGGGATGAGTGGGTCTGCCCCGCCATGTCCTTTAATCCTTTTACCTTTATAGAAAAATCCGCCACCACAAGGGAAAACAGTCTTTTCATCCATTACTCCCATTTGCATGGCAGCAAGTGCTGTAAGCAATTTGAACGTTGATCCTGGTGGATATCCTGCTTGTAAAGAACGATCAAAAGTAGGTTTATTCTCATAAAGCGTATCTTTCGATAACGCATATAAATTTTTAGATTTATAAGGCCCGGTGAAAAGATTTGGGTCAATATCCGGTCCGGTTGCGGCCACTAATACTTCCCCGTTATTGGGATCTATAGCTACAATTGCACCATGTTTGTTAACAAGCATTTCTTCAGCTGTTCTCTGAAGATCATAATCAATAGTTAAAGTAATATCTTTACCCGTTACTACATCCTTATCCAAAGTTCCATTTTTATAAGAACCTATATTTCGAAGCCTGATATCTTTTTGAATGTACTTCATCCCTTTTATCCCACGAAGCTCCTTCTCATAAGATTTTTCCACACCTGTTTTCCCAATAAAATCTCCAGGTAAATAGTAAACAGAGTCTTTCTTAATCTCTTTTTCATTTACTTCACTGGTATATCCTAAAAGGTTTCCGGATGTAGAAACTTCATATTGACGCTGAGGTCTCTGTACAATATTAAAGGCAGGATATTTAAAAATAATCTCTTGTACCCTTGCAATATCTTCCCTGCTCAGATCCTTTAAAAAGGTCATAGGAGTAAGTTTAGAATAGTACTTTTCTTTTTTAATAAGATTAATCTTGCTGATGAAATCCGTTTTATTGATCTTCATTAAGCTACAAAAGCCCAGTGTATCAAAATCAGGTTTCATGAGAGCCTGGGTAAAAGAAATTTCATAAGCAGGTTGGTTTCCTACCATGATCTTCCCGTTTCGGTCAAAAATAACTCCACGCTGGGGAATTACATATTCAATTTTGATAGAAGTATTGGCTGCATTCAGTGCATAGCGATCTGTAAATAACTGTAAATACGAAAGCCTCGCCACAAAAATAAGGGCGATCACAACAAGAATGGAAAAAATTTTTAAATAACGTGTGTTCAAACTTTTTGTTTGATTTTAAATATTAATGCGTAAATAACGATAAAGATAAATGAAATTACACTGGTCACCAACACATTAAATAATATTTCAAAAAATCTGCTAAACTTAAAGAACTCTATATATTGTACTAAAAGCTGATGCAGGAATATACTTGAAAATAAAAACAGCAAAAACTGCGCCCATTGAAGGGACTGAAAGGAGAAAAAGTCTGTAGAGGTATCTGTAGACGTTCTGAATATCAATGTTCTGAAATAAGCAATTAACGTTGTAGCAAAAGCATTGATCCCCCATGAATTGAGGAATCCATCTATAGAGAGCCCTATTAAAAAGCTAAGTGCTAAAAACTGAAATTTATTTCTGAAAAAAGGATAGAACATGACAAATACAGGATATAATACCGGAGTATATTTCCCAAAAATAGTAATCCTGTTCAATACAAAAATCTGTAATGCAACAAGAAATATCATGATTAATATATCAGTAAATAAAGTTCTGCTAATCATTTTCCTTTTTTATTACAGCTTTCAATGTGTCCTGAATCTTTTGCACTTCGGCTTTCTTCAGATTCTTTACAACATACACTTTATTTAAGGCACCCATTTTTTCACTCAACTCAACAGAGACATCCCAGAAACCGGTTTTATTATCTACCGAATACCCTGCAACCGTTCCAATCATTACCCCTTTCGGGAAGATCGCAGATTTACCATCTGTAACAACGGTATCTCCGATTTTTAAAGCAACATATTTAGGAATATCAGCAAGGTGCATTACCCTGGAGTTATCCCCATTCCATGTTAATGTTCCAAAATATCCGGAATTTTTCAGCGCAGCATTAATTCTGATCGTATTTACGCTCAATACTGACTGTACTAATGCGTAACTGTCCGTTGAATTAATAACAATCCCCGCAATACCTCTAGGCGCCATTACTCCCATTTGAGGAAAGACTCCATCTCTACGGCCACGGTTGATTGTAAAATAATTATTTCTTCTGTTGATACTGTTGAAACAATTTCACCATCAACAAAAGTATAGATCTGACCACCTCCGATGGTATCATGTACTCTTTTGAAAACAGGGTTTTTTGCCCCGTCTTTCCCATACAGTTCTGTCATAAGGGCTTTATTCTGAACTACAAGATCTTCATTGATCTGTTTTAACTTCAGATAAGAAACCCCCTCATCAATATACCCCGAAATCCATGAATTTAACGCTGCCGTTTGTCCTGCAACCCAGGATCTCTGCATGGCATTTCTAGAGAATATCAGAACCAGAGCAATAATTTGCAGGAATATAAAGAAGACAAAAAGTGTGTTCTTCGAAAATAATCTCAGCAAAAATCCCATTCAGATATATAGTCGTAAAAGTTAAAATTATTTAATTAAGAAATTGAATTTATCCATATTCTTAAGGGCAATACCAGTTCCACGAACTACCGCTCTCAACGGATCTTCTGCTACAAATACAGGAAGACCAGTTTTTTTGTGGATTCTGTCCGCTAGACCTCTTAATAATGCACCTCCTCCAGCAAGATAAATACCTGTTTTATAAATATCAGCAGCCAATTCCGGTGGAGTAAGAGAAAGAGTTTCCATTACAGCATCCTCAATTCTAATGATAGATTTGTCTAATGCACGGGCAATTTCCTTATACCCAACCATAATTTCTTTTGGTTTACCTGTAATAAGGTCTCTACCTTGTACCGGGATATCCTCGATATCTACATCAAGATCTTCTACTGCAGAACCTACTTCAATTTTGATTCTTTCAGCTGTTCTTTCTCCGATATAAAGGTTATGGTGAGTTCTTAAGTAATAAGCAATATCATTGGTAAATACATCTCCTGCAATTTTCACAGATTTATCACATACAATACCTCCTAAAGCGACTACAGCAATTTCCGTAGTACCTCCACCTATATCGATGATCATGTTTCCTTCAGGTTTCTGAACATCTATCCCTACTCCTATAGCAGCTGCCATTGGTTCATAGATCAATCTTACTTCTTTTGCGTTTACTTTCTGAGCAGAATCTCTTACCGCTCTTTTTTCAACTTCAGTAATACCAGAAGGAATACAGATTACAAT contains:
- a CDS encoding C40 family peptidase; the encoded protein is MKKRVLFYLVALVTTVSLQSCATNYVVSKPATYSKEYKTDAKLASIDNKKMELDKQKLIDSFLAEKAASIANAKKAVKNSEIAKAIKHNKTIDGILEEAETYLGTPYRYGGTTRRGIDCSAFVLSVFGAAAGLTLPRVAASQAQEGERIEKGNLQKGDLIFFSHGRRISHVGIVESVTEEGEIKFIHAATSKGVMVSSLNDSYWGPKFRFAKRVINEEGEVYNNLASTTQATPANF
- a CDS encoding pentapeptide repeat-containing protein yields the protein MNDVYILDQNFENTDFVQFPLDKGEYENCVFKNCSFEYGNLSGFSFTDCEFIGCNLSMAKLTSTSFRDALFNECKMLGLQFNDCNGFGLSFTFDGCSLHNSVFYQTSIKKTVFKNSKLIEVDFTECDLSNVIFSHCDLSGAVFDNTNLEKADLRTSVHYSIDPTLNRLKKAKFSISEVYGLLYKLDIEIDRHS
- a CDS encoding peptidoglycan D,D-transpeptidase FtsI family protein is translated as MNTRYLKIFSILVVIALIFVARLSYLQLFTDRYALNAANTSIKIEYVIPQRGVIFDRNGKIMVGNQPAYEISFTQALMKPDFDTLGFCSLMKINKTDFISKINLIKKEKYYSKLTPMTFLKDLSREDIARVQEIIFKYPAFNIVQRPQRQYEVSTSGNLLGYTSEVNEKEIKKDSVYYLPGDFIGKTGVEKSYEKELRGIKGMKYIQKDIRLRNIGSYKNGTLDKDVVTGKDITLTIDYDLQRTAEEMLVNKHGAIVAIDPNNGEVLVAATGPDIDPNLFTGPYKSKNLYALSKDTLYENKPTFDRSLQAGYPPGSTFKLLTALAAMQMGVMDEKTVFPCGGGFFYKGKRIKGHGGADPLIPSIQVSSNCFFTYAFIAIIKKYPGNPSKGVDEWKKIMSSFGVGEFLNNDFAVGAKGRIPSGDFYEKRFKAIMKASGSKRTDYTNWDEMSTGAIYNGMGQGDVLVTPIQLANYVAAIANKGWYYTPHIVKAIDGKANPDPRFKVKHQTLVDQKHFEPVLKGMEAVVLRGTARGLKSNDFTQLAKTGTAQVPQGKDNSIFVLIAPADKPKIVVVAVMEHAGFGATWAGPACTVIAEKYITGDLKRENLYKKMITSSFMPEYKRQWIADLKRKGLYKDPKPDSIKQKRIKDSLELVKQQKAKLQKEIEKETKNNNTAKKPVKQ
- a CDS encoding rod shape-determining protein MreD; amino-acid sequence: MISRTLFTDILIMIFLVALQIFVLNRITIFGKYTPVLYPVFVMFYPFFRNKFQFLALSFLIGLSIDGFLNSWGINAFATTLIAYFRTLIFRTSTDTSTDFFSFQSLQWAQFLLFLFSSIFLHQLLVQYIEFFKFSRFFEILFNVLVTSVISFIFIVIYALIFKIKQKV
- a CDS encoding rod shape-determining protein, with protein sequence MSLFDMFTQEIAIDLGTANTLIIHNNKIVIDQPSIVAIERSTGKPIAVGEQAKHMQGKTHEDIKTIRPLKDGVIADFHASEHMIKEFIKKIPGIKGKFIQPALRIVICIPSGITEVEKRAVRDSAQKVNAKEVRLIYEPMAAAIGVGIDVQKPEGNMIIDIGGGTTEIAVVALGGIVCDKSVKIAGDVFTNDIAYYLRTHHNLYIGERTAERIKIEVGSAVEDLDVDIEDIPVQGRDLITGKPKEIMVGYKEIARALDKSIIRIEDAVMETLSLTPPELAADIYKTGIYLAGGGALLRGLADRIHKKTGLPVFVAEDPLRAVVRGTGIALKNMDKFNFLIK